The Niastella koreensis GR20-10 genome includes a window with the following:
- a CDS encoding glycoside hydrolase family 97 protein → MMKPGIVLIFLLFSVVTFANPPLEISREKVKLQFFIDEQGRPVYAVLFNGRDVVKPSALGFMLETDSLFYKNFSLVNVDRKVVDETWKPVWGECSTIRNNYEQLTVHLKHGSGKLLDIVFRVFADGVGFRYEFPRQNSLVYFVVKEECTQFHLAGNHKAFWIPGDFDTNEYAYTTSLLSEVNNTPVVQTATDIAVRTVTDSLAVQTPLMMKTGDGLYINIHEAALLNYPAMQLHVDKKDFVLSSNLVPDAYNNKAYLHAPAHTPWRTILVSDKATDILASKTILNLNDPPVQQDLSWIKPMKFVGVWWEMQTGKSTWNYSDYADSTNANGQLIPNGRHGANTINVKRYIDFAAKNKIGGVLVEGWDKGWEDWFGNWKENVFDFVTPYPDFDVKEITAYARSKGVAMIMHHETSGSATNYDRQLDTAFRFMQQFGYPAVKTGYVGRIVPRGEHHDGQWMVNHYERVLQQGMRYHVMVDAHEPPRPTGLQRTYPNFMACEAARGNEYHAFSNGNAPDHETILPFTRLMGGPMDYTPGIFKLKGYAPGMPDRSVHSTLTKQLALYVTLYSPVEMAADLPENYEAKPDAFQFIKDVPVDWDDTKILEAEPGDYVTIARKGKGTNNWFIGAITDEHARTTTLLLNFLEKGKKYNATIYEDGAGADWKTNPEAYSIKTIAVDSTTKLKLTLAAGGGTAISIMQTGQ, encoded by the coding sequence ATGATGAAACCTGGAATTGTATTAATATTCCTGTTATTTTCCGTTGTGACTTTTGCCAATCCACCATTGGAGATAAGCAGGGAAAAAGTGAAGCTGCAGTTTTTTATAGATGAGCAGGGGCGGCCGGTGTATGCTGTTTTGTTCAATGGCCGCGATGTGGTGAAACCCTCTGCGTTGGGTTTTATGCTCGAAACCGATTCCCTGTTTTATAAAAACTTTTCCCTGGTAAACGTTGACCGGAAAGTAGTGGATGAAACCTGGAAACCGGTTTGGGGCGAGTGCAGTACTATTCGCAACAACTATGAACAGCTTACCGTTCACCTGAAGCATGGTTCAGGAAAACTGCTGGATATTGTGTTTCGCGTTTTTGCCGATGGAGTAGGGTTCCGTTATGAATTTCCCCGGCAAAACAGCCTTGTTTATTTTGTTGTAAAGGAAGAGTGCACGCAGTTTCATTTGGCCGGTAACCATAAGGCATTCTGGATCCCCGGCGATTTTGATACCAATGAATATGCGTATACCACTTCGCTGCTCAGCGAAGTAAACAATACGCCGGTTGTGCAGACTGCTACTGATATTGCCGTTCGTACGGTAACCGATTCGCTGGCGGTGCAAACCCCACTGATGATGAAAACGGGTGATGGCCTCTATATCAATATTCATGAAGCTGCGCTGCTGAATTACCCGGCCATGCAATTGCATGTTGATAAGAAGGACTTCGTTTTGTCATCGAACCTGGTGCCGGATGCCTATAATAACAAAGCCTATCTGCATGCACCCGCGCATACACCCTGGCGTACTATTCTCGTAAGTGATAAAGCAACCGACATCCTGGCATCAAAAACGATCCTGAACCTGAACGACCCACCGGTTCAGCAGGATCTGTCGTGGATAAAACCCATGAAGTTCGTAGGCGTGTGGTGGGAAATGCAAACCGGCAAAAGCACCTGGAATTATTCTGACTATGCCGATAGCACCAATGCCAATGGGCAGCTGATCCCTAATGGCCGGCACGGCGCCAATACCATCAATGTAAAACGGTATATTGATTTTGCTGCAAAGAACAAGATCGGTGGCGTACTGGTAGAAGGCTGGGACAAGGGGTGGGAAGACTGGTTTGGCAACTGGAAGGAAAATGTGTTTGATTTTGTTACGCCATATCCTGATTTTGATGTAAAGGAAATTACGGCGTATGCCAGATCAAAAGGCGTCGCGATGATCATGCACCATGAAACGTCGGGCTCTGCTACCAATTACGACCGGCAGCTGGATACGGCTTTCCGGTTCATGCAACAGTTTGGTTATCCCGCGGTGAAAACGGGATATGTGGGCCGCATTGTTCCGCGGGGCGAACACCACGATGGACAATGGATGGTAAATCATTATGAACGGGTGCTGCAACAGGGCATGCGCTATCATGTAATGGTGGATGCGCATGAACCGCCAAGACCGACAGGCCTGCAACGCACTTATCCAAACTTCATGGCCTGCGAAGCGGCCCGGGGTAATGAATACCATGCCTTCAGCAATGGCAATGCACCCGATCATGAAACCATTTTACCATTCACCCGGTTAATGGGCGGACCAATGGATTATACCCCCGGTATTTTTAAACTAAAGGGTTATGCGCCTGGCATGCCAGACCGGTCAGTGCACTCCACCCTGACCAAGCAACTGGCGTTGTATGTTACGTTATACAGTCCGGTTGAAATGGCGGCCGATCTGCCGGAGAATTATGAGGCCAAACCCGATGCCTTTCAGTTTATAAAGGACGTTCCGGTTGATTGGGACGATACCAAAATCCTGGAAGCCGAACCGGGCGATTATGTAACCATTGCCCGCAAGGGAAAGGGAACAAACAACTGGTTCATTGGCGCTATTACCGATGAGCATGCACGAACAACAACGCTCTTATTAAACTTCCTGGAGAAAGGAAAAAAATACAATGCAACTATTTATGAAGATGGCGCAGGCGCTGACTGGAAAACAAATCCCGAAGCCTATTCCATCAAAACTATAGCGGTTGATAGCACTACCAAACTGAAGCTTACCCTCGCTGCGGGCGGCGGAACAGCCATCAGTATTATGCAGACTGGACAGTAG
- a CDS encoding GNAT family N-acetyltransferase: MTTFQRTDSNNPDFQDLVKLLDEYLAILDGDEHAFYAQLNKIVNINHVVVCYLDGQPIGCGAFKEYNDHTVEIKRMYVNPAYRGKSIGFYILRELELWAAELNYSTTILETGKRQPDAIRLYEKAGYTRIKNFGKYENVENSVCMSKDIS, encoded by the coding sequence ATGACAACCTTTCAACGAACCGATTCCAACAACCCGGATTTTCAGGACCTGGTAAAACTGCTGGATGAATACCTCGCTATTCTTGATGGTGATGAACACGCCTTTTATGCCCAGCTTAACAAGATCGTAAACATTAACCATGTAGTGGTCTGTTACCTAGACGGGCAACCGATTGGTTGTGGTGCCTTTAAAGAATACAACGACCATACGGTAGAAATAAAACGCATGTATGTGAACCCGGCTTACAGAGGGAAAAGTATTGGGTTTTATATTTTGCGGGAACTTGAATTATGGGCGGCTGAATTAAACTATTCCACCACCATTCTGGAAACCGGGAAGAGACAACCCGATGCAATCAGACTGTACGAGAAAGCCGGTTATACCCGCATCAAAAACTTTGGCAAATATGAAAACGTTGAGAATAGTGTTTGTATGTCGAAGGATATTTCGTAA
- a CDS encoding DoxX family protein, whose amino-acid sequence MKPTTINILYWVFTLLFVALMMFASFDSIMVSPKAIGFIHDMLGFPIYFIAFTGYAKLLGCIAILIPGLKTIKEWAYAGLFFDLAGATYAGIAVAPTFNPQIFGMLIWFIFGILSYIFWKKRLKLGKA is encoded by the coding sequence ATGAAACCAACTACTATCAACATTCTCTATTGGGTGTTCACCCTGTTATTTGTAGCCCTCATGATGTTTGCTTCTTTTGACAGCATAATGGTAAGCCCAAAAGCCATTGGCTTCATTCACGATATGCTTGGCTTCCCCATCTATTTTATTGCCTTCACCGGTTATGCCAAGCTGCTTGGCTGTATTGCTATTTTAATTCCCGGACTAAAAACGATAAAGGAATGGGCCTATGCCGGTTTGTTTTTTGACCTGGCAGGTGCCACTTATGCAGGTATTGCCGTAGCCCCAACTTTTAATCCCCAGATCTTCGGCATGCTTATCTGGTTTATTTTCGGCATTCTCTCCTATATTTTCTGGAAGAAAAGATTGAAACTGGGCAAAGCTTAA
- a CDS encoding glycoside hydrolase family 130 protein: MIRMLPALVFLTSTINTIAQDQLPAWALGPFVRPANVNPVLSPDPKSNFPDPMSKTQLAWEANDVFNPAATIRNNKIYVIYRAEDRSGKGIGERTSRLGLAESSNGLTMKRRPTPVLFPTTDNQQEFEWPGGCEDPRIAVTETGTYVMLYTQWNKKVPRLGVATSTNLTTWTKHGPAFYKAYQGRFKDMASKSASIVTKLVSGRQVIAKVNGKYMMYWGERFVNIATSNDLINWEPMLDEKNELKAVVRTRPGYFDSDLTECGPPAIITEKGILLLYNGKNKPGAGRDTAYTANTYAAGQVLFDVNDPTKVIGRLDKPFFVPTAPFEKSGQYPAGTVFVEGLVFFHNKWFLYYGCADSRVAVAVYEPGK; encoded by the coding sequence ATGATACGAATGCTTCCCGCGCTTGTTTTTCTGACCAGTACCATCAACACCATTGCACAGGACCAGTTGCCTGCCTGGGCGTTGGGTCCGTTTGTTCGTCCTGCCAATGTAAACCCGGTTTTATCGCCAGATCCCAAAAGTAATTTCCCCGACCCCATGAGCAAAACACAACTGGCATGGGAAGCCAATGATGTGTTTAACCCCGCTGCCACCATCCGGAACAATAAAATTTATGTGATCTACCGCGCTGAAGACAGATCGGGTAAAGGGATTGGTGAACGAACTTCGAGGTTAGGGTTGGCAGAAAGCAGCAACGGACTTACCATGAAGCGCCGGCCCACCCCGGTGCTATTTCCTACCACCGATAACCAGCAGGAATTTGAATGGCCCGGGGGTTGTGAAGACCCACGCATTGCCGTAACAGAAACCGGCACCTACGTAATGCTGTACACGCAATGGAATAAGAAAGTACCGCGGCTGGGGGTAGCTACTTCCACCAATCTCACCACCTGGACAAAGCATGGTCCTGCTTTTTACAAAGCTTACCAGGGCCGCTTTAAGGACATGGCCAGCAAGTCTGCCTCCATTGTTACCAAACTGGTGAGTGGCCGCCAGGTGATTGCCAAAGTGAACGGCAAATACATGATGTATTGGGGCGAACGTTTTGTGAACATTGCCACCAGCAACGACCTCATCAACTGGGAACCGATGCTGGATGAAAAAAATGAATTGAAAGCGGTGGTCAGGACCCGGCCTGGCTATTTCGATAGCGACCTTACCGAATGCGGTCCGCCGGCCATTATAACGGAGAAAGGCATCCTGTTACTCTATAATGGAAAAAACAAACCAGGCGCAGGAAGAGACACTGCCTACACCGCCAATACCTATGCCGCCGGACAGGTACTGTTTGATGTGAACGATCCCACAAAAGTGATTGGCCGTTTAGACAAACCATTCTTTGTACCCACCGCGCCATTTGAAAAAAGCGGGCAATATCCTGCCGGAACGGTGTTTGTAGAAGGACTGGTGTTCTTTCACAATAAGTGGTTTTTATATTATGGCTGTGCCGATAGCCGGGTCGCTGTGGCGGTATATGAACCAGGAAAGTAG
- a CDS encoding S41 family peptidase: MKYLLITAMLLGALNLGAQTCSCEKEFLYVKNIVENGFAGFPDYIKKNTEAGYKKKVDQLLKLTHYKFSYDNCPLIIGQYLDLFKSYHLSYWPGFTGWEMDTAFIIQRPLFEVSDRDINRLKKSRSWEGIYNVFDSTMKIAVIKDPTPLHDYVAVVLESTRPLWKKGMVKWEGKLINDSTLRGVSYIRNHRAKADKLFLRDSSKMISWDWLREGFHQTKIDPAAYPVNKPSPVIDARSLSANTFYIKMASFGQAAKRPIDSILKANEQLLNTIPNLILDLRDNGGGGDECWWPFIPYCYTNPYNDVGADLLVSDSTIAFCKKQLENKRLSKSEIDYCTRIIARMESAKGPWVTSDEDKVVTSFTEKAFPKKVIIIADRWCGSSTEEFLLMAKQSKKVTIVGENTVGNLDYSNIMTTPFSCLPYTLVYATTRSHRIDLGQGIDNVGIAPNIYLPANKSWIEEALKIAEQQ, from the coding sequence ATGAAGTATCTCCTGATAACAGCTATGCTGTTAGGTGCCCTGAATTTAGGTGCCCAAACCTGTTCCTGTGAAAAGGAATTCTTATATGTTAAAAACATTGTTGAAAATGGTTTTGCTGGTTTCCCGGACTATATAAAAAAGAATACCGAAGCGGGTTATAAGAAAAAGGTTGACCAGTTATTGAAACTTACCCATTACAAATTTTCCTACGACAATTGCCCGCTGATCATTGGCCAGTACCTTGACTTATTTAAAAGCTATCACCTGTCGTATTGGCCTGGTTTTACCGGGTGGGAAATGGATACCGCTTTCATCATTCAACGGCCACTGTTTGAAGTAAGCGACCGCGACATAAACCGGTTGAAAAAATCCAGGTCCTGGGAGGGGATTTATAATGTTTTCGATTCCACTATGAAAATAGCTGTCATAAAAGATCCCACTCCCTTACACGATTATGTAGCGGTTGTGCTGGAATCTACAAGGCCGCTCTGGAAAAAGGGCATGGTAAAGTGGGAAGGAAAATTGATCAATGACAGTACACTAAGAGGCGTGTCGTATATTCGTAACCACCGGGCGAAGGCAGATAAGCTTTTTCTCCGCGATAGCAGTAAAATGATCAGCTGGGACTGGCTGCGTGAAGGTTTTCATCAAACCAAAATTGACCCGGCTGCTTATCCGGTCAATAAACCATCGCCCGTCATCGATGCGCGAAGCCTTTCGGCCAATACGTTTTATATAAAAATGGCCAGCTTTGGCCAGGCTGCCAAACGCCCCATAGACTCCATACTAAAAGCAAATGAACAATTATTAAACACCATTCCCAATCTTATTTTGGATTTACGTGACAATGGAGGTGGGGGCGATGAGTGCTGGTGGCCATTTATTCCGTATTGCTACACCAACCCATATAATGATGTAGGTGCAGATCTGTTGGTGTCTGATTCTACCATTGCCTTTTGTAAAAAGCAATTAGAGAATAAAAGGCTTTCAAAAAGTGAGATTGACTACTGTACCCGAATCATTGCAAGAATGGAAAGTGCAAAAGGGCCGTGGGTAACAAGTGATGAGGATAAAGTTGTTACCTCCTTTACCGAAAAAGCATTTCCCAAAAAAGTGATCATCATCGCAGACAGGTGGTGCGGCAGTTCTACAGAAGAATTCCTGCTCATGGCAAAGCAGAGTAAAAAAGTGACCATTGTAGGAGAAAATACTGTTGGTAACCTCGATTATTCAAATATTATGACTACTCCGTTTTCCTGCCTGCCATATACGTTGGTTTATGCAACCACCCGCAGCCACCGTATCGATCTTGGCCAGGGGATTGACAATGTAGGGATCGCGCCCAATATTTACCTGCCGGCAAACAAGAGCTGGATCGAGGAAGCGTTGAAGATAGCGGAACAACAGTAA
- a CDS encoding group 1 glycosyl transferase, with product METIDILHSGKQTFNSAIQMPDLNFKHINNLTDLTGIMQHSTLPNRKEGYSIDDNSRALLLTVWACKDKKNSIAARLLPIYLSFVQYMQTDDGHFKNFMSDTKVGHKERCPEDSFGRTMMALGYLINDSRSSLPVKTGREIFTKAYPHVQKLVSLRGMANAIIGICQHIKCDYPDDLKRNMVIRLSDKMASMYKENKINSWHWFEPELTYDNAMLPLALLNAYEVTQEEEYLTIAFESMHFLESKVFHNDVLSPIGNKGWCKENGSTAQFDQQGIDVMAMILYYQQAFRLTREQQYLDSMYKSHQWFFGNNDLGLPLYDATTGGCADGLHRKGVNLNQGAESTLAYWISHLVVTEALTE from the coding sequence ATGGAAACAATAGATATTTTGCATTCCGGAAAGCAGACTTTCAATAGCGCCATCCAAATGCCAGATTTGAATTTCAAGCATATTAACAACTTAACAGATCTTACCGGTATTATGCAACATTCCACGTTGCCCAATAGAAAAGAAGGTTATTCTATTGATGACAATTCACGGGCATTGTTGCTTACGGTATGGGCATGTAAAGATAAAAAGAATTCAATAGCCGCCCGTCTTCTACCGATTTACCTGAGCTTTGTTCAATACATGCAAACAGACGATGGACACTTTAAAAATTTCATGAGCGATACAAAAGTTGGCCATAAAGAACGGTGCCCGGAAGATTCATTTGGAAGGACCATGATGGCATTGGGTTATTTGATCAATGATAGCCGCTCTTCTTTACCCGTAAAAACGGGGCGGGAAATATTTACCAAAGCCTACCCGCATGTTCAAAAACTTGTTTCCTTACGTGGTATGGCCAATGCTATCATAGGTATTTGCCAACATATAAAATGCGATTATCCCGACGACCTGAAAAGGAACATGGTAATTCGTCTTTCAGACAAAATGGCCAGCATGTACAAAGAGAACAAAATAAATTCGTGGCACTGGTTTGAACCTGAACTCACATATGACAATGCCATGTTGCCATTGGCTTTATTAAATGCTTACGAAGTAACGCAGGAAGAGGAATACCTGACCATTGCTTTTGAGTCGATGCATTTTCTTGAATCAAAAGTATTTCATAATGATGTTTTGAGCCCGATAGGCAACAAGGGATGGTGCAAAGAGAACGGGTCCACTGCGCAATTTGATCAACAGGGTATTGACGTAATGGCAATGATCCTTTATTATCAACAAGCGTTCAGACTTACCCGCGAACAACAATACCTCGATAGCATGTACAAAAGTCATCAGTGGTTTTTCGGGAATAACGACCTGGGGCTTCCTTTATATGATGCTACAACCGGTGGATGTGCAGATGGCTTGCATCGTAAAGGGGTCAATTTGAATCAGGGTGCAGAAAGCACGTTAGCTTATTGGATATCACACCTGGTGGTAACAGAGGCATTAACCGAATGA
- a CDS encoding RNA recognition motif domain-containing protein: MNIYVSNLSFSVQNDDLRKHFSEYGEVDSVNVIIDKVTNRSRGFAFIEMKDNQAAEKAIRELNGLTIDNRAIKVNEAREKRD, from the coding sequence ATGAATATCTATGTATCGAATTTGAGCTTCAGTGTGCAGAATGATGACTTAAGAAAACATTTTTCGGAATATGGCGAAGTTGACTCCGTAAACGTCATTATTGACAAAGTTACCAATCGCAGCCGTGGATTCGCCTTTATTGAAATGAAAGATAATCAGGCTGCAGAAAAAGCAATCCGTGAATTGAATGGACTTACGATCGACAATCGGGCAATCAAAGTAAATGAAGCACGGGAGAAACGTGATTAG